A single window of Microbispora hainanensis DNA harbors:
- a CDS encoding alpha/beta hydrolase yields MGTPERSRPHPGPEEGVRHGRLSARPVAVARTASPLEPGVHRLDGRALFAVPPSPAAGPSPLAVVLHGAGGTAEEALEWLLPHASELGVLLLAPQAVSATWDVIVGGYGADVSRIDAALEEAFARAPVAVGKVAVAGFSDGASYALSLGPANGDLFGAVLAFSPGFMVPMIRHGRPRIFVSHGVSDRVLPIGECSRRLVPELRESGYEVTYEEFRGGHQVPPEIAAAAVRWWTGGSQP; encoded by the coding sequence ATGGGCACGCCGGAGCGCAGCCGGCCCCATCCGGGGCCCGAGGAGGGCGTGCGGCACGGCCGGTTGTCCGCCCGCCCGGTGGCCGTCGCACGGACGGCCTCCCCTCTGGAGCCGGGGGTGCACCGCCTGGACGGGCGCGCCCTGTTCGCCGTGCCGCCCTCCCCGGCGGCCGGGCCGTCCCCGCTCGCCGTCGTGCTGCACGGCGCGGGCGGCACGGCGGAGGAGGCGCTGGAGTGGCTGCTTCCCCACGCGTCGGAGCTCGGCGTGCTGCTGCTCGCGCCGCAGGCCGTCTCCGCCACCTGGGACGTCATCGTCGGCGGATACGGCGCGGACGTCTCCAGGATCGACGCCGCGCTGGAGGAGGCGTTCGCCCGTGCGCCGGTCGCGGTCGGCAAGGTGGCCGTGGCCGGTTTCTCCGACGGCGCCTCCTACGCCCTGTCGCTGGGGCCGGCCAACGGCGACCTGTTCGGGGCCGTGCTCGCGTTCTCCCCGGGGTTCATGGTGCCGATGATCCGGCACGGCCGTCCCCGGATCTTCGTCTCGCACGGCGTCTCCGACCGCGTGCTGCCGATCGGCGAATGCAGCAGGCGGCTCGTCCCCGAGCTGCGGGAGAGCGGCTACGAGGTGACGTACGAGGAGTTCCGCGGCGGGCACCAGGTGCCGCCGGAGATCGCGGCCGCGGCCGTCCGCTGGTGGACCGGAGGTTCACAGCCCTAA
- a CDS encoding ABC transporter permease has product MAPLAIRLARRLALTLFVLWGAATLAFAGMRLVPGDPARIIAGGVQANATPEVLDAIRDQYGLREPVGVQYVLFLGRLLRADLGGSYQLGRPVSSVIGEQLGSTLSLATGAAVLGFCLAVALALLTAGRPRARAISRVLEFCSISTPNFWIGILLLAAFSFRLRWFPVLGDEGAAALVLPCAALALPIAGVLAQVTREGLERALDQPFALTARSRGATENRIRARHALRHAALPVLTLSGWVLGELLAGTVVVETVFARQGLGHVVVAAVRGRDFPVVTGVVVLSALTFSLINIGLDLLYGLVDPRVREAAA; this is encoded by the coding sequence GTGGCTCCGCTGGCCATCCGGCTGGCCCGCAGGCTGGCGCTGACCCTGTTCGTGCTGTGGGGCGCGGCGACGCTGGCCTTCGCCGGCATGCGGCTGGTGCCGGGCGACCCCGCCCGGATCATCGCGGGCGGGGTCCAGGCCAACGCCACTCCCGAGGTGCTCGACGCCATCCGCGACCAGTACGGCCTGCGCGAGCCGGTCGGCGTGCAGTACGTCCTGTTCCTCGGCCGCCTCCTGCGTGCCGACCTCGGCGGCTCCTACCAGCTCGGCCGGCCGGTGAGCAGCGTGATCGGCGAGCAGCTCGGCTCCACCCTGTCGCTCGCGACGGGGGCGGCGGTCCTCGGCTTCTGCCTCGCGGTCGCGCTGGCCCTGCTCACGGCCGGCAGGCCGCGCGCACGGGCGATCTCCCGGGTCCTGGAGTTCTGCTCGATCTCGACGCCGAACTTCTGGATCGGCATCCTGCTGCTGGCCGCCTTCTCCTTCCGCCTGCGCTGGTTCCCCGTGCTCGGCGACGAGGGAGCGGCCGCGCTGGTGCTTCCGTGCGCGGCGCTCGCGCTGCCCATCGCCGGCGTGCTGGCCCAGGTGACCAGGGAGGGGCTCGAACGCGCTCTCGACCAGCCGTTCGCCCTGACCGCCAGGTCGAGGGGCGCCACCGAGAACCGCATCCGCGCGCGCCACGCGCTGCGGCACGCCGCGCTGCCGGTGCTCACGCTCTCCGGCTGGGTGCTCGGCGAGCTCCTCGCCGGGACCGTCGTCGTGGAGACCGTCTTCGCCCGCCAGGGCCTCGGCCACGTCGTGGTGGCGGCGGTGCGCGGCCGGGACTTTCCCGTCGTGACCGGCGTGGTCGTGCTCTCCGCGCTCACGTTCTCGCTGATCAACATCGGGCTCGACCTGCTCTACGGGCTGGTCGACCCCCGCGTCCGGGAGGCCGCCGCATGA
- a CDS encoding amino acid ABC transporter permease, with product MSALLDHLPEFWQGLVVTLQMTAASFVGAAVVGLVIVAMRVGPVPVLRAVATVYVETLQNLPLLVLLVLAVFGLPEIGLKAGLTTTAIVVIALYEGAYIAEALRSGVNAISAGQGEAARALGLTFGQSLRHVVLPQALRTVVQPIGNIFIALTMNTSLAAAVGVVELTAAANRVNLLEAQPIPIFVGAGLAYAAIAACAGFVTGRLERRLAVAR from the coding sequence ATGTCGGCACTGCTTGATCACCTGCCCGAGTTCTGGCAGGGGCTGGTCGTGACCCTCCAGATGACCGCGGCGTCCTTCGTGGGCGCCGCGGTCGTGGGGCTCGTGATCGTGGCGATGCGGGTCGGGCCGGTCCCGGTGCTGCGCGCGGTCGCGACGGTCTACGTCGAGACCCTGCAGAACCTCCCGCTGCTCGTGCTGCTCGTGCTCGCGGTCTTCGGCCTGCCCGAGATCGGGCTCAAGGCCGGCCTGACCACCACGGCCATCGTGGTGATCGCGCTGTACGAGGGCGCCTACATCGCCGAGGCCCTCCGTTCGGGCGTCAACGCGATCTCCGCCGGTCAGGGCGAGGCGGCCCGCGCCCTGGGGCTGACGTTCGGCCAGTCGCTGCGCCACGTCGTGCTGCCCCAGGCGCTGCGGACCGTCGTGCAGCCGATCGGCAACATCTTCATCGCGCTCACGATGAACACCTCGCTCGCGGCGGCCGTGGGCGTGGTCGAGCTGACCGCCGCCGCCAACCGGGTGAACCTGCTGGAGGCGCAGCCCATCCCGATCTTCGTGGGGGCGGGCCTGGCGTACGCCGCGATCGCCGCCTGCGCCGGGTTCGTGACCGGGCGGCTCGAACGGCGGCTGGCGGTGGCGCGATGA
- a CDS encoding ABC transporter permease: MTAPASYGPAALPRLRVGAAQAGVALAAAFFALVCLAALAPGLFAHGPDQVNPALALRDPMPGHPLGTDQLGRDVLARLVFGARPSLLVGVGSTLLAGLAGSAWGLLAALGGRLVGEAAMRLADVLLSFPAILMALLVVAVLGPGTRNAVLAITVALAPGFARVVRAQALVVRGSAYVRAAVNLGLTPGRILLRHIAPNVVAPLLILATINVGTALIAGASLSFLGLGPQPPAPEWGAMLAQARDYLDASWTLALFPGAAITLTVMSATVVGRALQARYEGREAG, from the coding sequence ATGACCGCCCCGGCCTCGTACGGCCCGGCGGCGCTCCCGCGCCTGCGGGTGGGGGCCGCGCAGGCCGGCGTGGCGCTGGCCGCCGCGTTCTTCGCGCTCGTCTGCCTCGCCGCTCTCGCCCCCGGCCTGTTCGCCCACGGCCCTGACCAGGTGAACCCGGCCCTCGCGCTGCGCGACCCGATGCCGGGCCACCCGCTCGGCACCGACCAGCTCGGCCGCGACGTGCTGGCCCGGCTGGTCTTCGGTGCCCGGCCGTCGCTGCTGGTCGGCGTCGGCTCGACGCTGCTGGCCGGGCTCGCCGGCTCCGCCTGGGGCCTGCTGGCGGCGCTGGGCGGCCGCCTCGTGGGCGAGGCGGCCATGCGGCTGGCCGACGTGCTGCTGTCGTTCCCGGCCATCCTGATGGCCCTGCTCGTCGTGGCCGTCCTCGGGCCGGGCACACGCAACGCCGTCCTGGCCATCACGGTGGCGCTCGCGCCGGGCTTCGCCCGAGTCGTCCGCGCGCAGGCGCTCGTGGTCCGCGGCTCGGCGTACGTGCGGGCCGCGGTCAACCTGGGGCTGACGCCGGGGAGGATCCTGCTGCGGCACATCGCGCCCAACGTCGTCGCGCCGCTGCTGATCCTGGCCACGATCAACGTGGGCACCGCGCTCATCGCCGGTGCCTCGCTGAGCTTCCTCGGGCTAGGTCCGCAGCCGCCCGCCCCCGAGTGGGGGGCGATGCTCGCGCAGGCACGCGACTACCTCGACGCGAGCTGGACCCTGGCCCTGTTCCCGGGGGCCGCCATCACGCTGACCGTCATGTCCGCCACCGTCGTGGGGCGGGCCCTGCAGGCCCGTTACGAAGGGCGGGAGGCCGGATGA
- a CDS encoding amino acid ABC transporter permease codes for MSNLLFDEPGPRARRRIRLATIAGVLVLLALLALALRQFAANGQLAAERWQPYATWPMWRYLLGGLWSTALAAVVAAALSMAAGIALALGRLSRRRAIRLPSAAYVEAVRTIPALLLVYLVLFALPRYGLDLPLFWKLVVPLSVSNAALFAEVFRAGIMSVERGQGEAALALGLTQGQSMRLVVLPQAARRVLPSLVSQSVGLLKDTSLGFVVSYAELLYSGKVLANYNGLLIQTYIVVALVYLVVNASLSALARSLDRSVAGGGGPRRRKITRVPR; via the coding sequence ATGAGCAACCTGCTGTTCGACGAGCCGGGCCCGCGCGCCCGCCGTCGCATCCGCCTCGCCACCATCGCGGGCGTGCTGGTGCTGCTCGCCCTGCTGGCCCTGGCCCTGCGCCAGTTCGCCGCCAACGGGCAGCTCGCCGCCGAGCGCTGGCAGCCGTACGCGACCTGGCCGATGTGGCGCTACCTGCTCGGCGGGCTGTGGTCCACCGCGCTGGCCGCCGTCGTGGCCGCCGCGCTCTCGATGGCGGCCGGGATCGCCCTCGCGCTCGGACGGCTGTCGCGGCGCCGGGCGATCCGCCTGCCGTCCGCCGCGTACGTCGAGGCCGTGCGGACCATCCCGGCCCTGCTGCTGGTCTACCTCGTGCTGTTCGCGCTGCCGAGATATGGCCTCGACCTGCCGCTGTTCTGGAAGCTCGTGGTGCCGCTCTCCGTGTCGAACGCGGCGCTGTTCGCCGAGGTCTTCCGGGCCGGGATCATGTCCGTGGAACGGGGACAGGGCGAGGCCGCCCTCGCCCTCGGGCTCACCCAGGGGCAGTCGATGCGCCTGGTCGTGCTGCCGCAGGCGGCCCGCCGGGTGCTGCCCTCGCTGGTCAGCCAGTCGGTCGGCCTGCTGAAGGACACCTCGCTCGGGTTCGTCGTCAGCTACGCCGAGCTGCTCTACAGCGGCAAGGTCCTGGCCAACTACAACGGCCTGCTCATCCAGACGTACATCGTCGTCGCGCTGGTCTACCTCGTGGTCAACGCGTCGCTGTCCGCGCTCGCCCGCTCCCTCGACCGCTCCGTGGCGGGCGGGGGCGGCCCGCGCAGGAGGAAGATCACTCGTGTCCCTCGCTGA
- a CDS encoding LysR family transcriptional regulator has product MGALLDLVQLRTFVAIAECGGFGRAASALRTSQPTVSQHVRSLERVIGQPLVERTGRSTRFTLAGEALLVEARRLLAVHDEAMGRLGAERRAALSVGAVEHAGCGALPDLLGALMAALPAQDVVFRLDRSTTLAEATMRGTLDMALILGVVPNAGGRQVATLPLRWLGAPGWFLPQPDRPVPLVAFQEPCSLRAQAVRVLERLGWSVRITTEATNLEGVLAAARARLGLALLPTAYGVPDGLEEIAPLPRQEAIGLRLVSRQGLDPAIGERAGEALEAFFSSVTRLSGSRSEQVSIGNSN; this is encoded by the coding sequence ATGGGAGCATTGCTCGATCTCGTGCAACTGCGAACTTTCGTGGCCATCGCCGAGTGCGGCGGCTTCGGGCGGGCCGCATCCGCCCTGCGGACCAGTCAGCCGACGGTAAGCCAGCATGTCCGGTCGCTGGAACGCGTCATCGGGCAGCCTCTGGTCGAGCGGACCGGCCGGTCGACCCGCTTCACGCTCGCGGGCGAGGCGCTGCTGGTTGAGGCGCGGCGGCTGCTCGCCGTGCACGACGAGGCGATGGGCCGCCTCGGCGCCGAGCGCCGGGCCGCCCTGAGCGTGGGCGCGGTCGAGCACGCGGGATGCGGGGCGCTGCCCGACCTCCTGGGCGCCCTGATGGCCGCGCTCCCGGCGCAGGACGTCGTGTTCAGGCTGGACCGCAGCACCACGCTGGCGGAGGCCACCATGCGCGGCACGCTCGACATGGCGCTGATCCTCGGTGTGGTGCCGAATGCCGGAGGCAGGCAGGTCGCCACGCTGCCGCTGCGCTGGCTCGGCGCCCCGGGCTGGTTCCTCCCGCAGCCGGACCGCCCGGTGCCGCTGGTCGCCTTCCAGGAGCCGTGCTCGCTCCGCGCGCAGGCCGTACGCGTGCTGGAGCGTCTCGGCTGGTCCGTACGCATCACGACGGAGGCCACCAACCTCGAAGGGGTGCTGGCGGCGGCCCGCGCGCGCCTCGGCCTCGCCCTGCTGCCCACCGCGTACGGCGTTCCGGACGGCCTGGAGGAGATCGCGCCGCTTCCTCGGCAGGAGGCCATCGGGCTGCGCCTGGTGAGCCGGCAGGGGCTGGACCCGGCGATCGGGGAGCGGGCGGGCGAGGCCCTCGAAGCGTTCTTCTCGTCCGTCACGCGTTTGTCCGGATCGCGTTCCGAACAGGTTTCCATTGGAAATTCGAATTGA
- a CDS encoding copper homeostasis protein CutC: protein MSLTYEICIDSTAGALAAERAGAHRVELCAALFEGGLTPTLGTVEATLAAVSAIRVHVIIRPRGGDFVYDEYEVAAMVRDVAAVRDAGAQGVVIGVLTPEGEVDVEVAKRLIDAAGGLSVTFHRAFDMTADPFAALETLAGLGIDRVLTSGQDSSALEGAPLIAELVRRAGDRLVVMPGGGITPRNVSRVVEATGAGEVHFAALVDEPSPAVHRNPYPFMGGELRQPEYVRRVTSPALVAEVIAATRG, encoded by the coding sequence ATGAGCCTGACGTACGAGATCTGCATCGACAGCACGGCCGGGGCGCTGGCCGCCGAGCGTGCGGGCGCGCACCGCGTGGAGCTGTGCGCCGCGCTGTTCGAGGGCGGCCTGACGCCCACCCTGGGCACGGTCGAGGCCACGCTCGCGGCCGTCTCGGCGATCCGGGTCCACGTGATCATCCGCCCGCGCGGCGGCGACTTCGTCTACGACGAGTACGAGGTCGCGGCCATGGTCCGCGACGTGGCGGCGGTGCGCGACGCCGGGGCGCAGGGCGTGGTGATCGGCGTGCTAACCCCGGAGGGGGAGGTGGACGTCGAGGTGGCCAAGCGGCTGATCGACGCCGCAGGCGGGCTCTCGGTCACCTTCCACCGGGCCTTCGACATGACGGCCGACCCGTTCGCCGCGCTGGAGACCCTCGCCGGCCTGGGGATCGACCGGGTGCTCACCTCCGGCCAGGACAGCTCGGCCCTGGAGGGCGCACCGCTGATCGCCGAGCTGGTGCGGCGGGCGGGCGACCGGCTGGTCGTCATGCCGGGAGGCGGCATCACCCCGCGCAACGTGAGCCGGGTGGTCGAGGCGACCGGGGCCGGGGAGGTCCACTTCGCCGCCCTGGTGGACGAGCCCAGCCCGGCCGTCCACCGCAACCCGTACCCCTTCATGGGCGGTGAGCTGCGCCAGCCCGAGTACGTCCGCCGGGTCACCTCGCCCGCGCTGGTCGCCGAGGTGATCGCCGCCACGCGCGGCTGA
- a CDS encoding glutamate ABC transporter substrate-binding protein produces MVSIKRVAAVAAVAMAGLTACAGTDSASSAVPGAAPSEGGGSGVIAKAPVAAAADILPGSTMEKIKQRGELIVGGSLDAPLLSQQNPATGEVEGFDADLGKALAKYIIGQPKVKIVNSASETREALLSNGTVDVVFQTYTITPERAEQVAFAGPYYSSGLSIAVKKGTTGISSPQDLNGKTVIAGANTPAIPEIKKLAPQAKIITFGGDPECVQALKQDRGVAYVQDETLLVADAKKDPELEIVTKPFTQDPYGIGLKHGDDQFKSFVNDWLKKIQADGVWQDIWKNSLGTVVQGEAPTPPEIGSVPGS; encoded by the coding sequence ATGGTGTCCATTAAGCGGGTGGCCGCTGTCGCCGCCGTGGCGATGGCCGGCCTGACGGCCTGTGCCGGGACGGACTCGGCGAGCTCCGCCGTGCCGGGCGCGGCCCCGAGTGAGGGCGGCGGGAGCGGCGTGATCGCCAAGGCTCCGGTGGCCGCCGCCGCGGACATCCTGCCCGGCTCGACGATGGAGAAGATCAAGCAGCGCGGCGAGCTCATCGTCGGCGGCTCGCTCGACGCGCCGCTGCTGTCCCAGCAGAACCCGGCCACCGGCGAGGTGGAGGGCTTCGACGCCGACCTCGGCAAGGCGCTGGCCAAGTACATCATCGGGCAGCCGAAGGTCAAGATCGTCAACTCGGCGTCCGAGACCCGCGAGGCGCTGCTGAGCAACGGCACCGTCGACGTGGTCTTCCAGACCTACACGATCACGCCGGAGCGGGCCGAGCAGGTCGCCTTCGCCGGGCCCTACTACTCCTCGGGCCTGTCCATCGCGGTCAAGAAGGGCACGACGGGGATCTCCTCGCCGCAGGACCTGAACGGCAAGACCGTCATCGCCGGGGCCAACACCCCCGCGATCCCCGAGATCAAGAAGCTCGCTCCGCAGGCGAAGATCATCACCTTCGGCGGCGACCCCGAGTGCGTCCAGGCGCTCAAGCAGGACCGCGGCGTGGCCTACGTGCAGGACGAGACGCTGCTCGTCGCCGACGCCAAGAAGGACCCCGAGCTGGAGATCGTCACCAAGCCGTTCACCCAGGACCCGTACGGCATCGGGCTCAAGCACGGCGACGACCAGTTCAAGTCGTTCGTCAACGACTGGCTGAAGAAGATCCAGGCCGACGGCGTCTGGCAGGACATCTGGAAGAACTCCCTCGGCACGGTCGTGCAGGGTGAGGCCCCCACGCCGCCCGAGATCGGCTCGGTGCCGGGTTCCTGA
- a CDS encoding ABC transporter substrate-binding protein — MSLSDDTATRVDDGPVRKRRSLRSRRPAVLGAVLAVIAVAAVVLVVSAGGGDERPAVRAAGGGPVAGGTLTYALAGTQVSLDPAVAATAVTGLIDRNIFDSLVAQTGPDTFAPWLATKWTVSGDGKTYTFTLREGVTFHDGTPFTAEAVKASLDHVVDPATKSAYAASLIAPYEKSRVVSDHVVEVTLKRPFTPFLQALSVPYLGIQSPAALAKPVADYRPVGTGPFSYVSWEKDKRVTLRKNAGYASPPAGASHEGAAYLDTLVFEFVPEDATRWGALTSGQVQAIAGVPPVNAGKLRSLPGFALNSQETPGLNYNLYLNQTRGPLRDVRVRRALSAAVNVEELVRNIYFGHFPVARNPLSRTTASYDPTAESELASYDPDAARRLLDEAGWTKTDADGYRVKDGKTLTLVWPYWAEGNKEQRDVLAEGIQAQAKQVGIKIERPAVDTGAFVAKYLIGGGYDLVDVSFARPTPDVLRFAFASGNTYAKAGGNVALVDSPQIDRWVEEAAETSDPATADKDYAAVQREVLRQAYVLPLYTPVQLTAFSAKVRGVAFDAQTYPVFHSAWLGD, encoded by the coding sequence ATGTCACTGAGCGACGACACCGCCACCCGCGTCGACGACGGGCCGGTCAGGAAGAGGCGCAGCCTGCGCTCCAGACGCCCGGCCGTCCTGGGGGCGGTCCTGGCGGTGATCGCCGTCGCCGCAGTCGTCCTGGTCGTCTCGGCAGGCGGCGGGGACGAGCGGCCGGCCGTCCGGGCCGCGGGCGGAGGCCCGGTGGCAGGCGGCACCCTCACCTACGCCCTGGCCGGCACGCAGGTGTCGCTCGACCCGGCCGTCGCGGCCACCGCGGTGACCGGCCTGATCGACCGCAACATCTTCGACTCGCTGGTCGCGCAGACCGGTCCGGACACCTTCGCGCCCTGGCTCGCCACCAAGTGGACCGTGTCCGGCGACGGGAAGACCTACACGTTCACGCTCAGGGAGGGCGTCACCTTCCACGACGGCACGCCGTTCACCGCCGAGGCCGTGAAGGCGAGCCTCGACCACGTCGTGGACCCGGCGACCAAGTCGGCCTACGCCGCCTCGCTGATCGCGCCGTACGAGAAGTCGCGGGTGGTGAGCGACCATGTCGTCGAGGTGACGCTGAAGCGGCCGTTCACCCCGTTCCTACAGGCGCTGTCGGTGCCGTACCTGGGCATCCAGAGTCCGGCGGCGCTCGCGAAGCCCGTCGCGGACTACCGGCCGGTCGGCACCGGACCGTTCTCCTACGTCTCCTGGGAGAAGGACAAGCGCGTCACGCTGCGCAAGAACGCCGGTTATGCCTCGCCGCCCGCCGGCGCGTCCCATGAGGGCGCGGCCTACCTCGACACCCTGGTGTTCGAGTTCGTCCCCGAGGACGCCACCCGGTGGGGCGCCCTCACGAGCGGGCAGGTGCAGGCGATCGCCGGCGTCCCTCCGGTGAACGCGGGAAAGCTGCGGTCCCTCCCCGGGTTCGCGCTGAATTCCCAGGAGACGCCGGGCCTGAATTACAACCTCTATCTGAACCAGACCCGCGGGCCGCTGCGGGACGTGCGGGTGCGGCGCGCCCTTTCGGCCGCCGTGAACGTCGAGGAACTCGTGCGCAACATTTATTTCGGGCATTTCCCGGTCGCGCGCAATCCGCTCAGCCGCACCACCGCGTCGTACGACCCGACGGCCGAGAGCGAACTGGCGTCGTACGACCCGGACGCGGCGAGGCGGCTGCTCGACGAGGCGGGCTGGACGAAGACGGACGCCGACGGCTACCGCGTCAAGGACGGCAAGACCCTCACCCTCGTCTGGCCCTACTGGGCGGAGGGCAACAAGGAGCAGCGCGACGTTCTCGCCGAGGGCATCCAGGCGCAGGCCAAGCAGGTCGGCATCAAGATCGAACGGCCGGCCGTGGACACCGGGGCCTTCGTCGCCAAGTACCTCATCGGGGGCGGCTACGACCTGGTGGACGTCAGCTTCGCCCGGCCCACGCCCGACGTGCTGCGCTTCGCGTTCGCCTCGGGCAACACCTACGCCAAGGCCGGCGGCAACGTCGCGCTGGTGGACTCGCCGCAGATCGACAGGTGGGTGGAGGAGGCGGCGGAGACATCCGACCCGGCCACGGCGGACAAGGATTACGCCGCCGTGCAGCGCGAGGTGCTCCGGCAGGCGTACGTGCTGCCGCTCTACACTCCCGTGCAGCTCACCGCCTTCTCGGCGAAGGTGCGCGGCGTCGCCTTCGACGCCCAGACCTACCCGGTCTTCCACAGCGCCTGGCTGGGGGACTGA
- a CDS encoding asparaginase, which produces MSLAEYAPLAEVVRSGFVESVHFGSVVALSAGGEVAVARGSVDAPVLPRSSAKPFQALACLLAGAHLQGPALAIAAGSHTGEDFHVRLVAEMLAEAGLGFDDLRCPPDWPEDEDTRQALIRAGLGPSRERMNCSGKHAAMLAAAVAAGAPADGYLDPGHPVQERVRSVVEELSGEKAAHVAVDGCGAPLFGISLTGLARAVRAMAVSPQGTPPRAVADAMRAHPEYVGGTGHLNTRLMRALPGAVVKGGAEGVLVVALASGHAAAVKAIDGGPRATTAIALAALRAAGADVSAAAEFTTVPVLGGGVPVGEISAVF; this is translated from the coding sequence GTGTCCCTCGCTGAATACGCCCCGCTCGCGGAGGTCGTGCGGTCCGGTTTCGTGGAGAGCGTCCACTTCGGCAGCGTGGTCGCGCTGTCGGCGGGCGGCGAGGTCGCCGTGGCGCGCGGCTCGGTGGACGCGCCGGTGCTGCCGCGCTCGTCGGCCAAGCCGTTCCAGGCTCTCGCCTGCCTGCTCGCCGGGGCCCACCTGCAGGGCCCCGCGCTCGCCATCGCCGCCGGCAGCCACACGGGGGAGGACTTCCACGTGCGGCTCGTTGCAGAGATGCTCGCCGAGGCCGGGCTCGGCTTCGACGACCTGCGCTGCCCGCCCGACTGGCCGGAGGACGAGGACACCCGGCAGGCCCTGATCCGGGCCGGTCTCGGACCGTCGCGGGAGCGGATGAACTGCTCCGGCAAGCACGCCGCGATGCTCGCCGCCGCCGTGGCCGCGGGCGCGCCTGCCGACGGCTACCTCGACCCCGGCCACCCCGTGCAGGAACGGGTCAGGTCGGTCGTGGAGGAGCTGTCGGGGGAGAAGGCCGCCCACGTCGCCGTCGACGGCTGCGGCGCCCCGCTGTTCGGGATCTCCCTGACCGGCCTGGCCCGCGCCGTACGCGCCATGGCCGTGTCCCCGCAGGGCACGCCGCCGCGCGCGGTCGCCGACGCCATGCGGGCCCACCCGGAGTACGTCGGCGGGACCGGCCACCTGAACACCCGCCTGATGCGGGCGCTGCCCGGCGCCGTGGTGAAGGGCGGCGCCGAGGGGGTGCTGGTCGTGGCGCTCGCCTCCGGGCACGCGGCGGCCGTCAAGGCGATCGACGGCGGCCCCCGGGCGACGACCGCGATCGCGCTCGCCGCGCTGCGGGCCGCGGGCGCCGACGTCTCGGCGGCGGCCGAGTTCACGACCGTCCCGGTGCTGGGCGGGGGAGTCCCCGTCGGCGAGATCAGTGCTGTTTTCTGA